Proteins from one Pristis pectinata isolate sPriPec2 chromosome 34, sPriPec2.1.pri, whole genome shotgun sequence genomic window:
- the LOC127585829 gene encoding E3 ubiquitin-protein ligase TRIM39-like — protein sequence MASKGQLESWTEEAICPVCLDFFTDPVILDCGHNFCRSCITRCWEREERNSCPECREVFEDPTLRVNRALASLSEKARKLNLNPIKRESKLHCEEHQEELKLFCETDQKLICVICRDAREHKVHSFLPIKEAVEIYKDQIKSSIESLTKMKSDIQEIEQQQKEKISGVREQSHSLQSHITSQFAELHQILTEKEQSLLRDLREEEKKILNPMERNLQKIQENLNSIQEKLTKLQERMNEEDNVIFLKEEARRKRRISDVTQKLPVTDGALPVEKFDHPFLLNPALREMFDTIKRDTPYYGGIICKHEDGIRAESGQAVMNILGVEKRAEDAAFWSTSVKNNSAGGVADDPHIAVCWSLHNAEEEVLEVFKCRKVDKYPKPDQVYPRTWWGALEEIVGFLVKIFVSSISTGEVPEDWRVTHVGPLLKKGCKVNSVSVTLDVETASPRLEVSEDRKSVRRTRTRKDLPDTGKRFTVWECVLGSEGFTSGRHYWEVEVARSRSWSLGVAAECVERKGWVGLIPESGFWTIGRWADEFYVNTSPGSRLPAGPIPGRVGVYLSYESGTVSFYSADTKSHLHTFTGNKFTEKLYPFFGTWDGNQWLRICSCSAPDL from the exons ATGGCTTCGAAAGGCCAGCTCGAGAGTTGGACCGAGGAGGCAATTTGTCCCGTCTGCCTGGATTTTTTCACCGATCCGGTTATACTGGACTGTGGACACAACTTCTGCCGCTCCTGTATCACACGGTGttgggaaagggaggagagaaacTCCTGCCCGGAATGTAGAGAGGTGTTTGAGGACCCCACCCTCAGGGTAAATCGGGCCTTAGCAAGTCTGTCTGAGAAAGCTCGAAAATTAAACTTGAATCCGATAAAGCGGGAAAGTAAACTTCACTGCGAGGAACATCAGGAAGAACTGAAGCTGTTTTGTGAAACGGACCAGAAACTGATCTGTGTTATTTGTAGAGATGCGCGGGAACACAAAGTGCACAGCTTCCTGCCGATTAAAGAAGCTGTTGAAATCTACAAG GATCAGATTAAATCTTCCATAGAATCTCTCACAAAAATGAAATCGGACATCCAGGAAATAGAGCAACAACAGAAAGAGAAGATCTCCGGAGTTCGG GAACAGTCACACAGCCTTCAGTCCCACATCACATCCCAATTTGCTGAACTGCATCAGATTCTCACTGAGAAAGAGCAGAGCTTACTCAGAGATctcagggaagaagagaagaagattCTAAATCCAATGGAGAGAAATCTTCAAAAGATTCaagagaatttaaattctattCAGGAGAAGCTCACAAAATTACAGGAACGGATGAATGAAGAAGACAACGTGATATTTCTCAAG gagGAAGCTCGTCGGAAGAGGAG GATCAGTGATGTTACGCAGAAGTTGCCAGTGACTGATGGTGCCCTCCCGGTTGAAAAATTCGATCACCCCTTTTTGTTGAATCCAGCGTTGAGGGAAATGTTTGATACAATTAAGCGAG ATACGCCCtattacggtggtatcatttgcaaacatgAAGACGGaattcgagcagaatctggccaggcaGTCATGAATATTTTGGGAGTAgagaagagggctgaggacgcagccttttggagcaccagtgttaagaataatagtgctggaggtgttgctgacgATCCTCACATTGCGGTTTGCTG gtccTTG CACAatgcagaagaggaggtgctggaggtcttcAAATGCAGGAAGGTTGATAAATACCCGaagcctgatcaagtgtatcccaGGACATGGTGGGGAGCTCTGGAAGAAATTGTGGGGTTCCTTGTgaagatatttgtatcatcgatATCTACGggtgaggttccagaagactggagggtgactcATGTTGGGCCTTTAttgaagaaaggctgcaaggtAAATTCTG TCTCCGTGACCCTGGATGTGGAAACGGCGAGTCCGCGGCTCGAGGTGTCTGAGGATCGGAAGAGTGTGAGACGGACCCGGACCCGGAAGGATCTGCCCGACACCGGGAAGAGGTTCACAGTCTGGGAATGTGTGCTGGGATCGGAGGGATTCACATCGGGGAGACattactgggaggtggaggtggcgaGGAGTCGGAGCTGGAGTCTGGGAGTCGCCGCAGAGTGTGTGGAGAGGAAGGGATGGGTCGGACTGATCCCGGAGAGCGGATTCTGGACTATCGGGCGGTGGGCTGACGAGTTTTACGTGAACACCTCCCCTGGATCCCGTCTCCCTGCCGGTCCCATCCCCGGGAGGGTGGGAGTTTATCTCAGTTACGAGTCCGGGACAGTTTCATTTTACAGCGCAGACACCAAGTCCCATCTCCACACTTTCACTGGGAATAAATTCACGGAGAAACTTTATCCTTTCTTCGGGACTTGGGATGGAAACCAGTGGCTGAGAATTTGCTCCTGTTCCGCTCCGGATCTGTAA